A DNA window from Hevea brasiliensis isolate MT/VB/25A 57/8 chromosome 2, ASM3005281v1, whole genome shotgun sequence contains the following coding sequences:
- the LOC110638907 gene encoding F-box protein GID2, which yields MKRSLDTQTQNAAPVTGDDIKMKKMKHLQEEEEEKIEDGLNTGTGFVNLDENLLFEVFKHVDARTLGRAACVSKQWHRTAQDERLWELICTRHSANIGCGIQQLRSVVLALGGFRRLHSQYLLPLSKPQSSSTASSSSSSSSWSPFPAMIGSKPPARWGKDEVHLSLSLLSIRYYEKMNFSNRGR from the coding sequence ATGAAGCGCTCACTTGATACTCAAACTCAAAACGCTGCTCCGGTCACCGGAGACGATatcaaaatgaagaagatgaagcacCTAcaggaagaagaagaggaaaaaaTCGAGGATGGACTTAATACAGGAACTGGGTTTGTGAATTTGGACGAGAATTTGCTTTTTGAGGTCTTCAAACACGTGGACGCGAGGACGCTGGGGAGGGCAGCCTGTGTGAGCAAGCAGTGGCACCGTACAGCGCAGGACGAGAGGCTTTGGGAGTTGATCTGTACTAGGCACTCGGCTAATATCGGTTGTGGTATCCAACAACTGAGATCCGTTGTACTAGCTCTTGGTGGGTTTCGTCGCCTTCACTCCCAGTACCTGTTGCCTCTCTCTAAACCACAATCAAGTTCCACAGCTTCAAGTTCTTCGTCGTCGTCGTCTTGGTCTCCTTTCCCGGCGATGATTGGCTCCAAACCGCCGGCTAGGTGGGGAAAGGACGAGGTGCATCTCTCCTTGTCTCTGCTTTCGATACGGTATTATGAAAAGATGAATTTCAGTAACAGAGGGAGATGA